The Deltaproteobacteria bacterium genomic sequence CCAGATCCGGTGATTTTAGTGGCGCATGATTGGGGCGGCCCCATTGGCTGGATGGTGGCCCACACGCCAGATGCTCATATTCGAGGGTTTATCGCCGCCAATGGTCCTCACCCCTTGCGATTTAGCTATTTGATTGAGAACGACTCAGCTCAGCAGGCCGCCTCGGGCTATATGAGTTTCTTTCGCAGCCCAGGAGCCGAAACTGTTTTGAATGCCGATTATTGGTCGAGTTCATTCTCGGAATTTCTCAGTGATGAAGACCTTGCGATTTACCGCGAAGCTTGGTCGCAGCCGGGAGCGATGACTGGCGGCTTAAATTGGTACCGCGCCAACTCACTCGACTACGGCGAGACAGAGGCGCTGATGGCGGGTCTCTTACCGAAGGTTACGGTGCCTACCACGGTGATGTGGGGCCTTGATGATTCAGCAGTATTGGCTACGAATGCTGAAGGCTTGGATGCTTATGTAGAAGACCTCGAAGTGGAGACATTTGAAGGTGTGGATCACTGGATTGGTCACCGAATCCCGGCGGAAGTTGCCAGGGTGATTCGTGCTGTGGACGCTCGAGCTGTGGCTGGTGCCGAGTAATTTTATTGGCCGGATTACACAACTTGCCTGATTTCATTGAGCAATTAAGAGGTCTTGTTGGGCTCTCTGGCTCCCGCTTCCTTTTATACGCTAGACTTCAGGAGAATTCGACGAGGTTTACGTGGACGACCAAATTACCGACGAAGAGCTGAAACTCTTTCGCCAATTTATCATAGCTGAAACTGGCATCGCGCTGCACTCGGCCGATGATTTTCTTGTTTTAAGCTTTCTCGAAGAATTCATGGTCCAGAAGAATCTCACCGATGTTCAGGCGGTGATTGAGTGGCTGCAATCTGGAGAGACCGAAGGGTTTGTGCGCAACTGGGTCGAGAGCCTCTTTGAATCGCCCAATGGGTTTTTCCACGACTTCCGTGACTTTCGATTTTTCAGGCACGCTTATGTCCCGCGCTTGAAGGAGCTACGGCCCTCACGTGAGCTAACCATTGGTTGCATTGAAGCCGGGCTTGGCCAGGAGCCTTACTCGCTTTCCATTATGATCAATGAGGCAATTCCAGATCTTGAAGGCTGGAAGATTAAAATTTTTGCCACCGATGCTTCCGAATCCAAAGTGCATCGCGGGCGCCAAGGGGTTTTTACCGATCGCGAAATCAACCGGGGGATGCCCGTAGGCTTGATTGAGAAGAGCTTTGACCGCCAAGAACAATCTTGGCAGTTACTGAGTAAACACCGCGATATGGTGAGTTTTCAGCGCGCCGATATACATGGTGATTTTAAAAGATTACCAATTTGCGACATTATCTATATGCGCGGCGTTTTGCTCTACATGGCGGGCGAGATGAAGAACGAGATACTGGCTAAAGTGCGCAAAAGGCTGGCTCCTGGAGGCTGTTTGCTCATCGGTCGGGGCGAAGCGAGCTTGGCGGGCACGGGTTTTAAGTATTTTCAAAACGAGTTTGATTGCAGCGCCTTTTGGGTGCGAGAGGAAGAAGCCGATACAGCGAGTTTACCGCCGCCTAAGTTCTCCGGCCCTCCGAAGCCGGTTAAACCCACGAACCTCTTCGGAGTCGATGACCTTGGTGAGGAAGAGTTGGCTCAGCTCACCGCTATCTTGAGAGGCATGTCGCTTTTAAAGGGCAAAAACGTGGGCGAGATTGAGGCGTTGGTCAATGGTTTGCCGGTCCGAAGGTACAGCCAAGGTGAGGTGCTTTTAAGCCAAGGTGAGCCCAACGATGTCCTGATGGGTACAGTCTCCGGTGAGGTGTCAATTTGGCTGGGTACCGGGATGTTTGGAACGCCGACCAAGGTCACCACCTTGGGGCCAGGCCATTTTATCGGTGAACAGTCTGTGTTTGAACGCGCAGATTGTACGGCTACCGTAAAAGCTGAAAACGATGTGACGGTTTTTGAGATTACGGATGAGCTCTTTCGCCATCTCTTGGACCACAACACCCATTTCTCAACTTACATCCGCAACCTGATGCGCAACCGGCTCGCACAGCGAAATATTTTTCGGAAGACGGGAAAGTTTCCGGCGCCCAAGCGGTCTCAGCTTCGTGCAGAGTCTGGTGAGCTGGGGCTTCGTGAAGAAAAACGCTATGTGCTGGATTTAGAGACCATGCCCAAGGGTACCAAGCATGTTGAGTTTAATGAGGGTTTGGTCACCGACTTTATGGTTTTCGTAAGGCGCGCATCCTTGATGAAGGGTTTGCCGGTAGACGCTTTGGATGCCTTGGCGCGGTTGGTGTGTTGTGTGGAGTTCCCAGACAATACGCTCTTGATTGAAGAGAACGAGTGGCCCAATGCGTTTTACTTGATTCACGAGGGCCAGGTATCGGTTTTGGTGGGTGCCGGTTACTTTAGCCGTGGGCGGATTATCACCACCTTGGGCCCGGGCGATGTGGTTGGGGAGATGTCTTTGATGATGAGAGGCAAGGCCAACGCCTCTGTTGTAACCGAGACTCCGGTCCGCGCTT encodes the following:
- a CDS encoding alpha/beta hydrolase, whose translation is MKLHTVVWFAFICLLFSGCSTSQSENAEQLGEETPADPRDSLDEEPKPVDPNAWHDDCPADEREQRMIDVGEVTLNVACRGSGQTIVFLHGFPEFHYSWNKVMDELALEYRLIAPDQRGYNLSDKPAEVDAYTIPHLTQDIVNLLPLVSPDPVILVAHDWGGPIGWMVAHTPDAHIRGFIAANGPHPLRFSYLIENDSAQQAASGYMSFFRSPGAETVLNADYWSSSFSEFLSDEDLAIYREAWSQPGAMTGGLNWYRANSLDYGETEALMAGLLPKVTVPTTVMWGLDDSAVLATNAEGLDAYVEDLEVETFEGVDHWIGHRIPAEVARVIRAVDARAVAGAE
- a CDS encoding cyclic nucleotide-binding domain-containing protein, with product MDDQITDEELKLFRQFIIAETGIALHSADDFLVLSFLEEFMVQKNLTDVQAVIEWLQSGETEGFVRNWVESLFESPNGFFHDFRDFRFFRHAYVPRLKELRPSRELTIGCIEAGLGQEPYSLSIMINEAIPDLEGWKIKIFATDASESKVHRGRQGVFTDREINRGMPVGLIEKSFDRQEQSWQLLSKHRDMVSFQRADIHGDFKRLPICDIIYMRGVLLYMAGEMKNEILAKVRKRLAPGGCLLIGRGEASLAGTGFKYFQNEFDCSAFWVREEEADTASLPPPKFSGPPKPVKPTNLFGVDDLGEEELAQLTAILRGMSLLKGKNVGEIEALVNGLPVRRYSQGEVLLSQGEPNDVLMGTVSGEVSIWLGTGMFGTPTKVTTLGPGHFIGEQSVFERADCTATVKAENDVTVFEITDELFRHLLDHNTHFSTYIRNLMRNRLAQRNIFRKTGKFPAPKRSQLRAESGELGLREEKRYVLDLETMPKGTKHVEFNEGLVTDFMVFVRRASLMKGLPVDALDALARLVCCVEFPDNTLLIEENEWPNAFYLIHEGQVSVLVGAGYFSRGRIITTLGPGDVVGEMSLMMRGKANASVVTETPVRAYAISRELVDYLYHHNENFQFFIDDIIYERKKK